The Liquorilactobacillus nagelii DSM 13675 DNA window AATCATTAATAAATGGAATTGGAGAAGTTTTCTATGAATAAAAGACGTTTCTTTTCATTAACAACCTTATGGTATGCTGCTTTTGCGGCAGCAATGTCTTTTGTGATTCCGATTATTTTTATCGAATTAAATATTACTGATATTCAAAGGATGGGAATTATTTTATTTGGAATTAATGTTTTATATGCTTTGTTGAGCGGATTAATTGTTGGTGTAAAAACTCAACCGTTAGTATATTTGATTTTTTTCCCAATATTGTTTTTAATCGGAGTTCATTTTTTCTTTGCTAGTTTTGCTTATTATTTTGCTGTAGTATATGCAATCTTTGCTTTTTTAGCTTGTGGAATGGTTCGTCGATAAACTTATCAGGTTAAAGCGGCAACTAAAGGCCGCTTTTTTATTTTAATTGGGGGAGTGGAGTAAATGGAAAAAGAGACGATTTGGACAGCTGAAGATGTATTTAAAATGGTTCAGCACTACATGAATGAAAATCATGTTGAATTAGTTAAAAAGGCATATAGTTTTGCTGCTTATGTTCATCATGACCAGCGGCGACAGTCTGGTGAGCCATACATTATTCATCCAATTCAAGTAGCTGGAATTTTGGCAGACTTAAAAATGGATCCAGCAACGGTTTGTGCGGGTTTTTTGCATGATGTAGTAGAAGATACGAATATTACTTTAGGCGATGTTAAGGAGCTTTTTGGTCAAGATGTTGCCGTAATTGTTGATGGGGTTACGAAGCTGAGTAAAATTCGTTATAAGTCACATCGCGAACAATTGGCTGAAAATCATCGAAAATTATTGTTGGCAATGTCTAAAGATTTACGGGTAATCATTGTCAAGTTAGCTGATCGCTTACATAATATGCGAACTCTAAATCATTTACGACCGGATAAGCAAAGAAGAATTGCTAATGAAACGCTTGAAATTTATGCTCCGTTAGCTGACCGATTAGGTATTAGTACCATTAAATGGGAATTGGAAGACATTTCGCTGCGTTATTTAAATCCACAACAATATTATCGAATTGTTCACTTGATGAATTCTAAGCGAACAGAACGGGTTGAATATATTAATAGCGCAATTGTTGAAATTAAAGCAGCCATTAGTGACCTTGATTTAGACTGTGAAATATATGGTCGCCCCAAACACATTTATTCCATTTATCGCAAAATGAAAGATCAGCATAAACAATTTAGTCAAATTTATGATTTATTGGCAGTTAGAGTAATTGTCCATTCAATTAAGGATTGTTACGCAGTTTTAGGTGCAATTCACACAAAGTGGAAACCTATGCCAGGTCGCTTTAAGGATTATATTGCCATGCCAAAGGCCAACATGTACCAGTCATTGCATACAACAGTTATTGGGCCGAATGGGAAACCCTTTGAAGTTCAGATTCGAACTGAAGAAATGCATCGGGTAGCTGAATATGGGGTTGCAGCTCATTGGGCTTACAAAGAAGGCAAAACTGATAGCGTCAAACAAGATGACACTGGTAATAAATTAAACTGGTTTAAAGAAATTGTTGAGTTACAAGATGAAAGTGATGATGCTGCTGAGTTTATGGAGAGTGTCAAAGGGAACCTATTTGGTGATCGGGTCTATGTTTTTACGCCTAAAGGTGATGTTTTAGAGTTGCCTAAAGGAGCAGGACCATTGGATTTGGCATATTCAATTCATACTGAAATTGGCAACAAAACTGTCGGGGCTAAAGTGAATGGTAAAATTGTGCCCTTAGATTATCAAATAAAAAATGGTGAAATTGTTGATATTTTGACTTCAACGAATTCAGCAGGTCCTAGTCGAGATTGGCTGAAATTAGTTCATACTAATAAAGCCCGCAATAAAATTAAACGATTTTTCAAATTACGTGATCGCGTTGAAAATATTGAAAAAGGTAAAGAAATTTTAAATACTAATCTGATTGAATTAGGATATGAACCTAAAAAAATTCTAATCACTGAAAATTTGAATAAAGTTTTACAGAAAAAGAAATTTTCAGCGATTGAAGATTTATATGCTGCACTAGGTTTTGGCGAATTAGCCCCACTGGGTGTAATTAATATATTGACTGAAAAAATCCGTCAAGAAATTGAAGTTAATCGAAAACGTGAAACAGAAAAGGCACTATTAGAAGATCACCAGGAAATATCTCATGAACCAGCTCCAACAGAAAAGAAAGACAAAAAAGCTGCTGTCATAATTGCTGGTGTTGATAATTTATTAGTTCGGTTGAGTCATTGCTGCAATCCAATTCCCGGTGATGAAATTGTTGGATATATTACCAAGGGTCGTGGAGTTTCAGTTCATCGGCATGATTGTCCAAATGTAAAAAATGCGGAGAAAAATGGTGATCGTCTGATTGAAGTTGCTTGGAATCCGGCATCGGATAATCAAAATTATTATAATACTGATTTGCAAATTCAAGGCTATAATCGTTCAGGTTTGTTAAATGATGTTTTACAAGCTTTAAACAATAGTACTCGCCAGCTTAATTCGGTTAACGGACGAGTTGACCACAATAAGCTAGCTACAATGGATGTTACAGTTGGAATTCGCGATCGGGTTCATCTTCAACGAGTAATTGATAATATAAAAAAAGTGTCGGATGTGTATGTTGTTAAACGAACAATTCATTAAGTGATTAAGGATGGTTGAAGTTTATGCGAGTAATTCTACAGCGAGTAAAACGAGCCAGTGTTAGTGTTGATCAACAAATTGTGGGAAAAATTGACCAAGGATATTTGTTGCTAGTTGGTTTTGCACCGCAAGACGGGCAAAAAGAAATTGATTATCTGGTGCATAAGATTAGCAAGTTACGAGTTTTTTCTGATGAAAACGGCAAATTAAATTTGGATATTCATCAGTTAGGAGGACAGATTCTATCGGTTTCACAGTTTACGCTGTATGCAGCTCTGAAAAAGGGAAATCGTCCGGGTTTTTCCTTAGCACAAGATCCCCAAATTGCTAAACTTAATTATCAAAAGTTCAATCAGGCTTTGCGATCAGAGCAGATAACGGTTGCAGAAGGAGTTTTTGGAGCTGATATGCAAGTTTCATTGGTGAATGATGGGCCAGTAACACTGATTTATGATACGGAACAGCTGCTTTAATAAGTGGTATTTGACAAAGGGGGAGTTGGATGCAGTTACTTTCACTTGAATCGGCCGCGCAACAGCTTTGTGCTCGTCGGCAAAACATTTTTGTTCCGACAACTATTGGGTTGACAGTCTTACGTCAACAATTGGAATTAGATCAGCAAATGCCCGTTTATACTCATCCAGCAACAATTCATGATTTAACATTAGATTTAGGTAAAAGTTTAGGCGAATTACCATTGCGAATTTTGTTGCCTGCTGATCTAAAACCTGATGAGCAGGTGCCGACCTTACTTTATCTTCATGGGGGGCAGTTTGTTACTGGGGGGACAACCGCTTATGATAAGTTATTGCGTGAGTTGGTTAAACGGGCACGAGTTGGGATTATCTTTCCGCAATTTGCTTTGGCACCTGAAAAAAAGGCTCCCTTTCAATTAAAACAATTACAGCAATTGTTTCAACGGTTACCTGAGCTAACAGCGACCGAGCCGTTAAGTTTAGAGCGATTATTATTAGCAGGAGATGATACGGGAGCAGCCTTAGGTTTAGGATTAGTTTTAAGCGAGCCAAGTGCACAAACAGCAATTTACAAAATGCTGTTTTTTTGTCCGGTTGTTAATGCTAATTTTGATACAAATTCATATCATCAGTTTGCTGGGGGATATGATTTAACACGCGAACAAATGAAGTTTTGCTGGCAACAATATTTAGAGAACAGTGAGCAGCGAGATGACAACTTTTTAGTTCCATTAAAGGCCCCGTTAGCAGCTTTACACGCTTTGCCAGAAACTTTGATTGTTACTGCTGAAGCTGATCCAGTTCGTGATGAGGGGGAAGCAATGGGACGAAAGTTGCGGGATGCTGGGGTCGATGTTGCTCAAATTCGCTTTCAAGGAACAATTCATGATTTTACTGTCAAAAATCAACTTGATCAAACCAATGCGTGTCGGTTAGCAATGAATGTAGCGGTTGATTGGTTGAAAAAAAGGAGATGATGGTTATGTCGTTAGCTTCAAAGTTAAAATTGAAAAACTTTTGTTGGGATTTTGATGGGACGCTATTTGATACTTAC harbors:
- the dtd gene encoding D-aminoacyl-tRNA deacylase gives rise to the protein MRVILQRVKRASVSVDQQIVGKIDQGYLLLVGFAPQDGQKEIDYLVHKISKLRVFSDENGKLNLDIHQLGGQILSVSQFTLYAALKKGNRPGFSLAQDPQIAKLNYQKFNQALRSEQITVAEGVFGADMQVSLVNDGPVTLIYDTEQLL
- a CDS encoding RelA/SpoT family protein, with protein sequence MEKETIWTAEDVFKMVQHYMNENHVELVKKAYSFAAYVHHDQRRQSGEPYIIHPIQVAGILADLKMDPATVCAGFLHDVVEDTNITLGDVKELFGQDVAVIVDGVTKLSKIRYKSHREQLAENHRKLLLAMSKDLRVIIVKLADRLHNMRTLNHLRPDKQRRIANETLEIYAPLADRLGISTIKWELEDISLRYLNPQQYYRIVHLMNSKRTERVEYINSAIVEIKAAISDLDLDCEIYGRPKHIYSIYRKMKDQHKQFSQIYDLLAVRVIVHSIKDCYAVLGAIHTKWKPMPGRFKDYIAMPKANMYQSLHTTVIGPNGKPFEVQIRTEEMHRVAEYGVAAHWAYKEGKTDSVKQDDTGNKLNWFKEIVELQDESDDAAEFMESVKGNLFGDRVYVFTPKGDVLELPKGAGPLDLAYSIHTEIGNKTVGAKVNGKIVPLDYQIKNGEIVDILTSTNSAGPSRDWLKLVHTNKARNKIKRFFKLRDRVENIEKGKEILNTNLIELGYEPKKILITENLNKVLQKKKFSAIEDLYAALGFGELAPLGVINILTEKIRQEIEVNRKRETEKALLEDHQEISHEPAPTEKKDKKAAVIIAGVDNLLVRLSHCCNPIPGDEIVGYITKGRGVSVHRHDCPNVKNAEKNGDRLIEVAWNPASDNQNYYNTDLQIQGYNRSGLLNDVLQALNNSTRQLNSVNGRVDHNKLATMDVTVGIRDRVHLQRVIDNIKKVSDVYVVKRTIH
- a CDS encoding alpha/beta hydrolase fold domain-containing protein — its product is MQLLSLESAAQQLCARRQNIFVPTTIGLTVLRQQLELDQQMPVYTHPATIHDLTLDLGKSLGELPLRILLPADLKPDEQVPTLLYLHGGQFVTGGTTAYDKLLRELVKRARVGIIFPQFALAPEKKAPFQLKQLQQLFQRLPELTATEPLSLERLLLAGDDTGAALGLGLVLSEPSAQTAIYKMLFFCPVVNANFDTNSYHQFAGGYDLTREQMKFCWQQYLENSEQRDDNFLVPLKAPLAALHALPETLIVTAEADPVRDEGEAMGRKLRDAGVDVAQIRFQGTIHDFTVKNQLDQTNACRLAMNVAVDWLKKRR